The Pseudomonas benzenivorans region CCTGGCGTGTTTCAGGGGGCCGAACTGCTGGCCATGGCCGGGGCGGACTGGGCCGTCCCTGGCGCCTTGGCGGCAGCCAAGCGCCTGATGCGCCAGGCCCTGGCGCCCCATTTGGGCGGTCGACCCCTGGTCAGCCGCGAACTCTTCATGACCTTCAAGGAACCACCGCGTGACTGATGCCAATCGAATTCTGCTGGGTGTGAACATCGACCATGTGGCGACCCTGCGCCAGGCCCGGGGCACTCGCTACCCGGACCCGGTGAAGGCGGCGCTGGATGCCGAGGAGGCCGGCGCCGACGGCATCACCGTGCACCTGCGCGAGGACCGCCGGCATATCCAGGAGCGCGATGTGCGGCTGCTCAAGGAGGTGCTGCAGACGCGGATGAACTTCGAGATGGGCATCACCGAAGAGATGCTCGCCTTCGCCGAGAGCATCCGCCCCGCGCACGTCTGCCTGGTGCCGGAGACCCGTCAGGAACTGACCACCGAGGGCGGCCTGGACGTGGCCGGACAGGAGGCGCGGATTCGCGCGGCGGTCGAGCGGCTCAGCAAGATCGGCTGCGAGGTGTCGCTGTTCATCGACCCGGAGGCGCGACAGATCGAGGCGTCCAAGCGGGTCGGCGCACCGGCCATCGAGCTGCACACCGGCCGCTATGCCGACGCGCATACGCCAGAGGAGGCGGCCAGGGAGCTGGCGCGGATTCGCGACGGCGTGGCCTGCGGCCTGACCCATGGCCTGATCGTCAACGCCGGTCACGGCCTGCATTACCACAACGTCGAGGCGGTGGCGGCTATCGCCGGGATCAACGAGCTGAACATCGGCCATGCCCTGGTGGCCCACGCCCTGTTCGTCGGCTTCAAGCAGGCGGTGGCGGAGATGAAGCAGCTGATCGTCGCGGCGGCCAAGCGCGGCTGATACGTAGGATGGGGCGGGCCGCGTAGGTTAGCCGCGAAGCGGCGTAACCCATCAATTCGCCGATGGGTATCGCCGCGCTCAACCCATCCTACGGCTTGCGCGCGACCAATACGGCGCGGGTCGGTGCCGGCAGGCCTTCGATTGTGCGGCTGTGGTCGGCCGGGTCGAGGAACTCCGGCAGCGACTGGAAACGCATCCACTCGGTGGCGCGCTGTTCCTCGATCGAGGTCATGTTGACGTCGACGCAGCGGACGTCGACGAAGCCGGCACGGCGCAGCCACAGCTCCAGCGCCGGCACCGAAGGCAGGAACCAGACGTTGCGCATCTGTGCGTAGCGGTCTTCCGGCACCAGCACCTGTTGGGCGTCGCCTTCCACCACCAGGGTCTCGAGCACCAGCTCGCCGCCCTTGATCAGGCAGTCCTTGAGGTCCAGCAGGTGGTCGATCGGCGAGCGCCGGTGGTACAGCACGCCCATGGAGAACACCGTGTCGAAGCCCTGCAGCCTGGCAGGCAGCTCCTCGAAGGCCAGTGGCAGGTGCCAGGCCGGCAGATCCGGCAGGTAGTGCTTCATTGCCAGGAACTGGCAGAGAAACAGCCAGTTGGGATCGATGCCCACCACGCTCTCGGCGCCGGCGCCGAGCATGCGCCACATGTAGTAGCCATTGCCGCAGCCGACATCCAGCACCCGCTTGCCGCTCAGCTCGAGGTGCGGGGCGACCCGCTGCCACTTCCAGTCCGAGCGCCATTCGGTGTCGATGTGCACGCCGAACAGCTCGAAGGGGCCCTTGCGCCAGGGGATCAGCCCCTGCAGGGCGTTCTTCAGGGCGGCGCGGCTGCGCTCGTCGCAGGGGCCGTCGAACGCGAAGTGCCGGCGCAGCTCCAGCTGTTCCGCGTTCAGCGCCGGAAGGGCCTGTACCGCGCCGTACCAGCGCTGCAGGTCGCCGTGACCGATCGCCAGCTTGGCATCGAGCTGACCGGGCAGCCCGGCGGCCCAGTCCTGCAGCGGGGTGCCCGCCAGGCACTGCTGCAGGGCGTCGAGGTCGAGGTCGCGGATCATGGCAGGGCGACCAGCGAGGCGAAGTTCAGGCACTGGAACCAGGGCACCACCCGGCTGAAGCCGGCGGCCAGCAGACGCTCGCGATGCTGCTCGAGGCTGTCGGGGAGCATCACCTTCTCGATGGCGCTGCGTTTCTGGGCGATTTCCAGTTCGCTGTAGCCGTTGGCACGCTTGAAGGCGATATGCAGCTCGCTGAGCAGTTCATGTTGCTCGGCATCTTCGAAGCGCAGTTTTTCCGAGAGGATCAGCGCGCCGCCGGGCAGCAGGGCCTGGCGGATGCGCCCGAGCAGGGCCAGACGCTGTTCGGGGCGGATGAACTGCAGGGTGAAGTTCAGGGCCACCAGCGAGGCCGGCTGGAACTCGAGGGTGAGGATATCGGCTTCGATCACCTCCACCGGCAGCAGCTCCTGGAACATGGCGTCCTGGGCATGCAGGTATTCGCGGCAGCGCTCGACCATGGCGGCGGAGTTGTCCACCGCGATCACCCGGCAATCGGTGACCTGTACATGGCGGCGCAGGGCCTGGGTCACCGCGCCCAGGGAGGCGCCCAGGTCGTACAGTGCGCTGTGCGGTTGGGCGAAGCGCCCGGCCAGCACGCCGATGTTCTCGACTATGGTCGGGTAGCCGGGCACCGAGCGCTTGATCATGTCGGGGAAGACCCGTACCACGTCCTCGTTGAAGACGAAGTCCGGCACCTGGGCCAGGGGCTGGGCGAAGAGGCGGTCGGGGGGCTGGCGCACGACGATTCCAAGGCGGGAGGGCGGGGCGGCATTTTACCCAAGACGCGGCGATGACCAAAGTCTGGACCCGCCTGTCGGCGCCAAATCGCGACAAGGCCACTGAGCTCGCCGTCTGCTTGGGACCTTGGTCTTAAGATTTTTAAGACTAAGATCCTGTGGATATAAGGCCAATGGCCTAGTCGTTCGGCTCGTCTGGCGGTCTAACTCGTCTGTGCTCCTTACAGCATGCCCACCACGGAAAGGCGCAGCCCACTCCCGACAAGCAGGAGGGGCGGGCGCCGAGGTTCACCGTAATTCAAGCAGCTCAACTCTTTAGGAGGGTCAGATGGTGAAACACCTAGGCATTCCCCTTATCGCTATCACCCTGTTAGCCGCGGGCAGCGGCGCCGCAATGGCCGCCGAGCCGAGCGGGTCGATCCGACGACCAACAGTGTGCACCTGGCCAGCGGGGCGTCCCTGGGCTACGAGCATGTGATCCTGGCGCCAGGCATAGATTTCGAGCCGGTGGAAGGCCATGACTTCCAGGCCATGCCCCATGCGTGGATCGCCGGTGAGCAGACGACACTGCTGCGCGATCAGCTGCTGGCCATGCCGGCTGGCGGTACCTTCGTCATCGCCATTCCCAGAACGCCATTCCGCGCCCATACCGCGCCCTATGAACGGGCCACCGTGGTCGCCGACTTCTTCCGTCGCAAGAGACCGGGCTCGAAGATTCTCATCCTCGATGCCAACCCGGCCATCGCGGGGATGCGTCGTACGTTCAGCACGGCATTCGAGGGGGTGTATCGGGATATTGTGGAGTACGTGCCGAACGTCACGGTGAACGCCGCCGACGCCCTGAACAGGCGCCTGGACATCACCCGTGACGGCATGGCCGACTCGGTGACGGCCGAGGTCATCAACTTGATTCCGGCGCAGAAGGCCGGGAAGGTGCTGTTCGACTCGGGGCTGGTGCCGGAGGGCAGCAGGTTCGCCCCGGTGAACCCGCTGAACTATGCCAGTACCCTGGTCCCGGCCGCCAATGTGCACGTGCTGGGAGACTCCCAGGCCACCGGCCAGGCCAAGTCCGGGCACATGGCCAATTCCCAGGCCAAGGTGTGTGTGGACGCAATCCTGCGTGCCCTCGTCGGCTTGGAGCCGGACCCAGGACCCAAGACCACCGCGGCGGCCTTCCCGCCTATTACCCGCAGGACCGCGAGCTGGACCACTGCGACCTTCTCCTACGATCCGGTGACCATGACCATGGTGTCGACCTCATCGGCCAAGGCGCCGGAGCCAACCGAGGAGGTGCGAGAGGAGCAGGGGCCGGGCTGGTTGAGAAACCTGCAGAGTGACAGCTTCGCCTAGCGATCCGCCAAGGCGGCCACTGCAGGGCCGGTCTTCCGCCGTGCCCTGCGTGCCGTCGCCGAGGGTGATCGGCGGGTCACTTCAATTGGTCGGAGAAGAACTCTCCGGCGCCCTGCAGTGGGCCCAGTGGATTGCGCTTGACCTCGAAGTGGCGGATGTTCGGCTCGCCGTTGCTGACCTTGTGCACCAGCTTGTCGTCGACCAGCACGAACACCGCGCGGAAGGTCCAGCCTTGCAACTCGCGCTGCTTGCGGAAGTTGAACACATCGGCCCAGAAGCTGCCGACCCGCTGGGTGTCGGTCTTGTTGAATTCGAAGGCGTAGCCTACGCAACGATCCTTGGCCTCCAGGCACTGCATCAGGCCATCCGGTAAATAATTGATGGGCACATTCGGCTGCACGAACATCAGCCGTACGTCGATGAACGAGAGCATCTTGCCGTTGCCCTCGGACAGCGGGTCGAAGCCCAGGGAAAACAGTTCGGAGCGGCTGGTCCGGCCGGGTATGGCCTGGGAATAGCGTATTTCCGCATCCAGGTAATCGCTGAACGGCGAGCGCACCTCGGCACGTTCGCTGGGTAGCAGGCTGCTGCAACCGTGCAGGAAAACAAGGCCCACGATCACTGCAACTTCGCGCCAGTCGACCTTCATGTCGTCTCTCCCAGAAGTTAGATCTGTGTTCTATTCCGTATAGTTGATCTGGCCGCGGTCCGCCCTTTTTTTGTCCAGGGCGAAAAGGCCCGCTGATGAGGCGTGCGCACGTTTTCGACACGCTTCGCGTGCGGCGCTGGGCGAAGCGCCAATGCCGATGGAATGCTCTAACACAGGCGTTATGGCCGGTGGGGACTGAGCGGTGAGAGGTGTTTCGCGGGCCTCTGTGCAAGCGAGCGCGGGCGAGGGGAAATTATTTGACCCGGATCGGGCAGTCGAAGCTCTTCGCCGGCGCCACCTCGACCTCCCAGGGGCGCTGGTAGGTCAGCAGCAGGCGGCCTTCGCCGGCCTGCTTGGCGTTGAACAGCCAGGTCGATTGCCCGGCGCTGCCGACCAGGCCGGCATCCTCGGGGTTGCTGTAGACCTCCGGGCCCTGGCTGCTGAGCACGCTGGCGGCGGCGTCGCGGATCACCCAGCGGAACCCCGTGGTCGGGTTGCTCGGCAGGATCAGCACCAGCTGCTGGCCGCTGTACAGGCGCAGCGGGCACTGGCTCTGCTTCTGCACGGTCAGGCTGCCTGGCTGGTGGGCGCAGGCGCTCAGCAGGGCGAGGCCGAGGGGCAGCAGCAGGCGGTGGGCGTTGAACATGACGGGCTCCAGTGATCGACGAACGCCTGCCAGCATAGCCGCTGAGCGGCGCCGGGCGGAACCCGGCACCGCGCTTGCCTGAGTCAGCGTCAGGGGAACAGTACCTTGGCCACGTCGGTGAAACGCTTGGCGAAGTGCACGGTCAGGCCGGCCTTGAGGTAGTCCGGCAACTCCTCGTAGCTGCCGCGGTTGGCCTCCGGCAGGATCAGTTCGAAGAGCTTCTGCCGGCGCGCGGCGATGACCTTCTCGCGCACCCCGCCGATGGCCAGGACCTGGCCGGTGAGCGTCAGCTCGCCGGTCATCGCCACGCCCTTCTTCGGCGCCTGGTTGCGCGCCAGCGACAGCAGCGCGCTGGCCATGCTGATGCCGGCGCTGGGGCCGTCCTTGGGCGTGGCGCCCTCGGGCACGTGCAGGTGCACGAAGGCCTGGTCGAAGAAGCCCGGCTCGCCGCCGTAATGCTTCAGCTGCGCGCTGACGTAGCTGTAGGCGATCTCCGCCGACTCCTTCATCACCTCGCCGAGCTGGCCGGTGAGCTTGAAGCCGCGGTTGAGGCTGTGGATGCGCGTCGCCTCGATCGGCAGGGTCGCGCCGCCCATGCTGGTCCAGGCCAGGCCGGTGATCACGCCGATGCCCGACAGCAGCTGCTCGCTGCGGAACACCGGCATGCCCAGGTAGGCCTCCAGGTCCTTGGCGCCGATCTTCACCGCCCGTTCGGGCGCCTCGAGCAGCTGGACCACGGCCTTGCGCACCAGCTTGCCGAGCTGCTTCTCCAGCTGGCGCACCCCGGCCTCGCGGGCGTAGCCCTCGATCAGGGCGCGCAGGGCGGCGTCGCTGATCGCCAGGCGCTGCTTGGCCACGCCGGCCTTGGCCAGCTGCTTGGGCCACAGGTGGCGCTTGGCGATGGCCAGCTTCTCCTCGGTGATGTAGCCGGACAGGCGGATCACCTCCATGCGGTCGAGTAGCGGCCCGGGGATCGAGTCCAGGGTGTTGGCGGTGCAGACGAACAGCACCTTGGACAGGTCCAGGCGCAGGTCCAGGTAGTGGTCGAGGAACTCGGCGTTCTGCTCCGGGTCGAGGGTCTCCAGCAGGGCCGAGGCCGGGTCGCCCTGGTAGCTGGCGCCGAGCTTGTCGATCTCGTCGAGCATGATCACCGGGTTCATCACCTCGACCTCCTTGAGCGCCTGCACCAGCTTGCCGGGCAGGGCGCCGATATAGGTGCGGCGGTGGCCCTTGATCTCCGCCTCGTCGCGCATGCCGCCGACGGAAAAGCGGTAGAAGGGCCGGCCGAGGGACTCGGCGATGGAGCGGCCTATGCTGGTCTTGCCCACGCCCGGCGGGCCGACCAGCAGCACGATGCTGCCGGCGATCTCGCCCTTGAAGGCGCCGACCGCGAGGAACTCGGTGATGCGCGCCTTGATGTCGTCCATGCCGGCGTGATGGGCGTCGAGCACCTGGCGGGCGTGCTTGAGGTCGAGCTTGTCCTGGCCGTAGACGCCCCAGGGCAGGGCGGTGGCCCAGTCCAGGTAGTTGCGCGTGACCGCGTATTCCGGCGAGCCGGTCTCGAGGATCGACAGCTTGTTCAGTTCCTCGTCGATGCGCTTGCGCGCCTGTTCGGGCAGGGTCTTGCCCTCCAGACGCTGCTGAAACTGCTCGAGGTCGGCGCTGCGGTCGTCCTTGCTCAGGCCCAGCTCCTGCTGGATGATCTTCAGCTGTTCCTTGAGGAAGAACTCGCGCTGGCGCTCGCCGATCTTGCGATTGACCTCCGCCGACAGCTCCTTCTGCAGGCGGCCGACCTCCACCTCCTTGCGCAGCAGCGGCAGCACCTTCTCCATGCGCTTGAGCATGGGCACGGTGTCCAGCACTTCCTGCAGCTCGGCGCCGGGGGCGCTGGTCAGCGCCGCGGCGAAGTCGGTCAGGGGCGAGGGGTCGTTGGGGCTGAAGCGGTTCAGGTAGTTCTTCAGTTCCTCGCTGTACAGCGGATTGAGCGGCAGCAGTTCCTTGATCGCGTTGATCAGGGCCATGCCGTAGGCCTTGACCTCGTCGCGCGGGTCGAGCGGGCTCTTCGGGTAGTCGACCTCCACCAGGTAGGGCGGCTTGCGGCTGAGCCAGCCGCGGATGCGCACGCGGGTCAGGCCCTGGGCGACGAACTGCAGCTTGCCGCCTTCCTCGGTGGCATGGTGCACGCGCACCAGGGTGCCGTGTTCGGGCAGCTTATCCGGGTCGAAGGCCGCGGCGTCGCCCGGCGGGCTGTCCAGGTAGAACAGCGCCAGACATTTGTGCGCGGTGTTCGACACCCGTTCCAGGGTCTTGCCCCAAGGCTGCGGGTTGACGATCACCGGCAATACCTGGGC contains the following coding sequences:
- the lon gene encoding endopeptidase La, with protein sequence MNEPEDIEIVAEPEQATGTSHSLALPDQQLPDKLYVIPIHNRPLFPAQVLPVIVNPQPWGKTLERVSNTAHKCLALFYLDSPPGDAAAFDPDKLPEHGTLVRVHHATEEGGKLQFVAQGLTRVRIRGWLSRKPPYLVEVDYPKSPLDPRDEVKAYGMALINAIKELLPLNPLYSEELKNYLNRFSPNDPSPLTDFAAALTSAPGAELQEVLDTVPMLKRMEKVLPLLRKEVEVGRLQKELSAEVNRKIGERQREFFLKEQLKIIQQELGLSKDDRSADLEQFQQRLEGKTLPEQARKRIDEELNKLSILETGSPEYAVTRNYLDWATALPWGVYGQDKLDLKHARQVLDAHHAGMDDIKARITEFLAVGAFKGEIAGSIVLLVGPPGVGKTSIGRSIAESLGRPFYRFSVGGMRDEAEIKGHRRTYIGALPGKLVQALKEVEVMNPVIMLDEIDKLGASYQGDPASALLETLDPEQNAEFLDHYLDLRLDLSKVLFVCTANTLDSIPGPLLDRMEVIRLSGYITEEKLAIAKRHLWPKQLAKAGVAKQRLAISDAALRALIEGYAREAGVRQLEKQLGKLVRKAVVQLLEAPERAVKIGAKDLEAYLGMPVFRSEQLLSGIGVITGLAWTSMGGATLPIEATRIHSLNRGFKLTGQLGEVMKESAEIAYSYVSAQLKHYGGEPGFFDQAFVHLHVPEGATPKDGPSAGISMASALLSLARNQAPKKGVAMTGELTLTGQVLAIGGVREKVIAARRQKLFELILPEANRGSYEELPDYLKAGLTVHFAKRFTDVAKVLFP
- the pdxJ gene encoding pyridoxine 5'-phosphate synthase; this encodes MTDANRILLGVNIDHVATLRQARGTRYPDPVKAALDAEEAGADGITVHLREDRRHIQERDVRLLKEVLQTRMNFEMGITEEMLAFAESIRPAHVCLVPETRQELTTEGGLDVAGQEARIRAAVERLSKIGCEVSLFIDPEARQIEASKRVGAPAIELHTGRYADAHTPEEAARELARIRDGVACGLTHGLIVNAGHGLHYHNVEAVAAIAGINELNIGHALVAHALFVGFKQAVAEMKQLIVAAAKRG
- the cmoA gene encoding carboxy-S-adenosyl-L-methionine synthase CmoA produces the protein MRQPPDRLFAQPLAQVPDFVFNEDVVRVFPDMIKRSVPGYPTIVENIGVLAGRFAQPHSALYDLGASLGAVTQALRRHVQVTDCRVIAVDNSAAMVERCREYLHAQDAMFQELLPVEVIEADILTLEFQPASLVALNFTLQFIRPEQRLALLGRIRQALLPGGALILSEKLRFEDAEQHELLSELHIAFKRANGYSELEIAQKRSAIEKVMLPDSLEQHRERLLAAGFSRVVPWFQCLNFASLVALP
- a CDS encoding NAD(P)/FAD-dependent oxidoreductase — protein: MHLASGASLGYEHVILAPGIDFEPVEGHDFQAMPHAWIAGEQTTLLRDQLLAMPAGGTFVIAIPRTPFRAHTAPYERATVVADFFRRKRPGSKILILDANPAIAGMRRTFSTAFEGVYRDIVEYVPNVTVNAADALNRRLDITRDGMADSVTAEVINLIPAQKAGKVLFDSGLVPEGSRFAPVNPLNYASTLVPAANVHVLGDSQATGQAKSGHMANSQAKVCVDAILRALVGLEPDPGPKTTAAAFPPITRRTASWTTATFSYDPVTMTMVSTSSAKAPEPTEEVREEQGPGWLRNLQSDSFA
- the cmoB gene encoding tRNA 5-methoxyuridine(34)/uridine 5-oxyacetic acid(34) synthase CmoB; this encodes MIRDLDLDALQQCLAGTPLQDWAAGLPGQLDAKLAIGHGDLQRWYGAVQALPALNAEQLELRRHFAFDGPCDERSRAALKNALQGLIPWRKGPFELFGVHIDTEWRSDWKWQRVAPHLELSGKRVLDVGCGNGYYMWRMLGAGAESVVGIDPNWLFLCQFLAMKHYLPDLPAWHLPLAFEELPARLQGFDTVFSMGVLYHRRSPIDHLLDLKDCLIKGGELVLETLVVEGDAQQVLVPEDRYAQMRNVWFLPSVPALELWLRRAGFVDVRCVDVNMTSIEEQRATEWMRFQSLPEFLDPADHSRTIEGLPAPTRAVLVARKP
- a CDS encoding protease inhibitor I42 family protein gives rise to the protein MFNAHRLLLPLGLALLSACAHQPGSLTVQKQSQCPLRLYSGQQLVLILPSNPTTGFRWVIRDAAASVLSSQGPEVYSNPEDAGLVGSAGQSTWLFNAKQAGEGRLLLTYQRPWEVEVAPAKSFDCPIRVK